Below is a window of Mucilaginibacter sp. PAMC 26640 DNA.
TTCAGCCTGCGATCTGCAAAAGATTTTGCTGAGCAACTCTCAGTACATGTAAACCATCTTAATCGTGCCATCCGGCAAACTACCGGCAAAACCACTACCGATCATATTATGGAACGCCTGGCTACAGAGGCCCGGGCTCTTCTCCGCCACACCAACTGGAACATTGCTGAAATAAGCTACAGTCTTGGCTTTGAAGAACCCGCACATTTCAATAACTTTTTCAAAAAACAAACCAATACGACGCCATCCGCTTTCAGGGTTGTTTGAATTTTGCAATAATTGGTTTGAATGCTGCAAACGGTAGCGGCTGCCTGTCCGTACTTTTGATCTATCAACAAAATCAAATTTATGAACAACAGCAAGACATGGTTTATCACAGGTGCCTCCAAAGGTTTTGGCTTAAGCCTGGTTAAACAGCTATTACAAGCCGGGCACAACGTGGCAGCCACGTCCCGCAATTTGAATGAGCTTATAGAAGCGGTGGGCCGCCCAATCTCTGGAAACTTTTTACCGCTGCAGGTTGAACTTGGCAATGAAGACAGCGTAGGTTGTGCCATCCATCAAACAAAAGCCGCTTTTAAGCAAATTGATGTGGTGATCAACAATGCAGGCTATGGCATTGGCGGTAGCATTGAAGAATTAACCGACCGAGAAACTCGCGACAGCTTTGAAGTGAACGTTTTTGGCACACTAAACGTTATCCGCATGGTGATGCCTTATCTGCGCCAGCAACAGTCGGGGCATATCATCAACATTTCGTCCATTGCGGGTATCACCGGGAACGCCGGCTGGGCAGTCTACGCCGCTACCAAGTTTTCGGTTATTGGCCTCTCGGAGGTACTGGCACAGGACGTGGCCGAATTTGGTGTAAAAGTAACGGTAGTAGCACCGGGTGCATTCCGTACCAGTTTCCTTAAACCAGATTCCCTCGCAATAGCCAGGCACCAGATACAGGACTATAGCCTTGTCCGCAATATCCACAACAAGTATCTGCAAATGGATGGCAAGCAAACCGGGGACCCGGAAAAGGCAGCAGCGGCCATTATTGAGGTAGCACAATCGGCACACCCGCCGCTCTACCTATTATTGGGAGAAGACGCCTTCGACCGCGCGATGGGTAAACTCGATAAACTGGAAAAAGAATTCATGCTCAACGAGGAGTTATCAAAATCTATGGCCTATCATGGCTAATCAATTAATTACCTTACAAACAAAACACAAAATGAATAATCAAAAAACATGGTTCGTAACCGGCGCTTCCAAAGGTTTAGGCTTGACCCTGGTGAAACAATTACTAGATAAAGGTTACAAGGTGGCGGCAACAAGTCGCACCATCAACGATTTGAATAGTGCAGTGGGAGAGCACGGGGATTTTTTACCGCTTGCAGTGGACATAAAAACAGAGGCTAGTGTACAGGAAGCCATCAATCAAACCCTTAAACGATTCGGCAAGATAGACGTTGTGGTAAACAATGCGGGCTA
It encodes the following:
- a CDS encoding short-chain dehydrogenase/reductase — translated: MNNSKTWFITGASKGFGLSLVKQLLQAGHNVAATSRNLNELIEAVGRPISGNFLPLQVELGNEDSVGCAIHQTKAAFKQIDVVINNAGYGIGGSIEELTDRETRDSFEVNVFGTLNVIRMVMPYLRQQQSGHIINISSIAGITGNAGWAVYAATKFSVIGLSEVLAQDVAEFGVKVTVVAPGAFRTSFLKPDSLAIARHQIQDYSLVRNIHNKYLQMDGKQTGDPEKAAAAIIEVAQSAHPPLYLLLGEDAFDRAMGKLDKLEKEFMLNEELSKSMAYHG